The genomic stretch CTCTGAAAGAAATTTGAGCCTGACAGGTTTTGTGGGAGAGAAATCTCCTTCACCAGAGAGgctaaaaaatattggaaaaaggGTCCCACCAACACCTATGAATAGCTTTGTAGAAAGCTCACCATCTACCGAAGAACCAGCTCTACTCTATCCAGAAAATGTGACCCCCAAAGCAGTAGATGCAGGTCACATAGGGCCACCTCAGACCCGTGCAAGGTGCAGCAGCTGGTGGGGTGGTTTGGAAATTGACTCTAAAAATATTGTAGATGCATGGAGTTCCAGCGAACAGGAGTCTGTCTTCCAGAGCCCCGAGTCATGGAAAGATCATAAGCCAAGCCCAGTTGATCGGAGAGCCTCCGATTCTATATTTCAACCAAAGAGTCTTGAATTCCCAAAGTCAAGTCCTTGGGAGTCTGAATTTGGTCAGCCAGGGCTTGACAGCAATAATATTCAAGACCAAAATGAGGACAATTTGCAGTTTCAGAATGTGCCCACAGAGAAATCAAATTTGCCAAATTCTCCTCAGGGAACGAATCACCTGATAGAAGACTTTGCTGCCTTGTGGCATTCTGATCGTTCTCCCACAGCGATGCCAGAACCATGGGGAAACCCCACAGAAGACGGTACTCCAGCTTCTACGGTGTCATTCCCAGCCTGGAGTGCATTTGGTAAAGAAGATAGCACCAAAGCTTTGACAAATACCTGGAATCTGCACCCAACGAGTGGTGAGACACCTTCTGTGAGGGACCCAAGTGAGTGGGCCATGGCAAAaagtgggttttcttttccttcagaagACAATTCACCCAGTGAGGGAAATAATGAAGTAGCTCCAGAAATCTGGGGCAGGAAGAACCACGACCCCAGGGATAGCATCCTTATATCTGGCAACCCCACCTCTGATCTGGATCATGCGTGGAATAGTTCTAAGCCATCACAGGAAGATCAGAATGGTTTAGTGGATCCAAACATTAGGGGCAAGGTGTATGAAAAGGTCGATTCCTGGAACCTTTTTGAGGAGGGTATCAAGAAAGGAGGGTCAGACGTCCTGGCACCTTGGGAAGATTCCTTCTTATATAAATGTTCCGATTACAGTGCATCCAACATGGGGGAAGATTCGGTGCCTTCCCCCTTAGATACCAACTACTCCACGTCTGACTCTTACACTTCGCCAACATTTGCTGGAGacgaaaaagaaacagaaaacaagccaTTTGCTGAAGAGGGAGGCTTGGAGTCAAAAGATGCTAACTCTGCCACAGGGGAGACTGAGATGCCTCCTCAGTCACCGCAGCAGCCAGCTAGAAATCGAATTGGCTCAGATCCTGGGAACCTAGAAATGTGGGGTTCCCCTGATACAGAAAATAATCCTCAAATAAATGTCACTCATAACTTGGATAAAGATTTACTCGAGACAGAGCCCACAGATGATAAGAATATCTCCCTGGAGGATGACATCGGGGAAAGCAGCCTGTCCAGTTACGACGACCCCAGCATGATGCAGCTGTACAACGAAACCAACCGGCAGCTCACGCTTCTGCACAGCAGCACCAACTCTCGCCAGGCGGTCCCTGACAGTCTCGACCTGTGGAACAGGGTGATTCTGGAGGACACGCAGTCCACTGCGACCATCTCCGATGTGGACAATGATTTGGACTGGGATGACTGCAGTGCAGGTGTGGCGATCTCCAGCGAAGGTCAAGCACAAGGATACATGGCTCAAGGtaccgaacccgaaacccgattTTCAGTGAGACAGCTGGAACCATGGGGTGTGGAGTATCAGGAAGCAAGTCAGGCAGATTGGGAACTCCCTGCCTCTTCTGAGCATATCAAGGACCCTCCTGCCAACGAGTATCACACCCTGAATGAAAAAAGTGGGCAGCTAATTGCGAATAATATTTGGGATTCCGTCATGAGGGATAATGACATGTCTTCGTTAATGTTATCAGGCCAATCATATGTTACAGATTCTGAACAACACACGTCACTTCCTGAAACTCCCAGCTCATCGGAAAAAATTAAGGACAGTTATATCCCAGAGGTGCTAGAAGCCTCTGAAGCCAATGAGTCAGGAGCACTTGATCCTGATAAGcaggagatgggcagaggaaCCCCACCAAATGATGCAGTGTCCTTGGCAACCAACCTCGAGAATCCAGGGCATTTTGCACCCTCAGATCCATGGAAAGGTCCTAGCTACGGACAGAGTGAAAGTGAGGGAAAAGCTCATGGAGCTGCTGCTAGGGAGTGTCTCAGTGAGGAGATGCTAGATAGAGCCTCGGGGATTCCTGAAAAAGGGCAAAGTGACCAGGAATGCTCTTCCCCAATTTCATCTCAACATCAAGACATCTGCGATGAATCAGGCAAAATCATCTCTCTTTCAGACACTTCCAGTCCTCAGACTGAGAAACCGCAGGAGGTTTCAGAGCATAAGAAAGGGTCTTACAATCCAGATCCCTGTGATGTGCACACAGAGGTGTCCACAAACAACCCACAGGCCAAAGAGATCTGCGAAAAGCACCTCATGTATCACGGCAATTCAGGTGAAACCACTGAAATTTCAGATAGCTTCAATTTAACCAGAAATTTATCTTTACCTGAAATGGATCTTGAGAAAACTGAAGAATGTAATATTCTGGAGCCAGGGAGCTTGAACCAAGAGCCACCCCATGAGTGTCCCCAAAGCCTTGACATTTGGGATGGCTCTATAGACAGTGACTTGCAGGTCAATTTGCCAAGTTCTGAGATACCTAAGAATCTTGAAGTTAAGAGTACTGAAAACAGTGCTCCAGGAGCTAATCTATCAGGAAATTATCACAGAGATAGTATTTCCAGTGAGTATTCACATTCGAGTGCATCGAGTCCTGGCCTAAATGATTCTTCATCTGCATTGCCTTCCTGGGACCAGGGACCCAATGTGGGGCACCAGAAACAGAATCAGGATGATTGGAGCAAACAGAATCACCAAGAATCTGCACTAATTACTACTGACAGCCAAGTGGGAGTAATGACTGAAatgaaggatgtggagaaaaacagAATAGACAGGTTGGAAAAGAATTTAGATCACAAGCTTCCTAAATTTTTAGAGATTTGGAATGACTCAGTAGATGGTGATTCCTTTTCCTCGTTATCCAGCCCTGAAACAGGCAAATGTTCTGAATATTCAGATGCATATCAAGAAAGAAATCTAGTGGTTAGTCAGCAGGAGAAAAACGAGCAAGACATTTCTAAAACTCTGCAGCCAGAGGATGCCAGGTTCATGTCAACAAGCTCAGGTTCTGATGATGAGAGCATAGACGATGAAGAGTCAGTGGACAAGGAGGTCCATTTGGGCACATGCCAAGCTGTTCAGAGTGAAACCAGGGCTTGGGATTCACTGAATGAACCTAGTAAGTTCCTGGCCACAGCTGATCCCAACTCTGATGAATTTTCTACCTATGGAGGTGGTTCAGAACCAACAGAGAATAAATCCACCCCGCTCTGTGAGAATCAACAAAGCAGCCCTGATCACTGGAATTTCTCACCACTAAAGGAGACTGAACTCCAGATTACAGAAGTGGATAAGGAGACGAGATCTCCAGAAACAGGGAAGACAGGAGATATCCTGTGGCAGATCTCTCCCCTAAGTGAATCAAAGAATGAGAATCCTTCTAAATTGGAAATGCTTGGCTTCTCAGCCGAGAGCACTGAGTGGTGGAATGCCTCTCTACAAGGAGGGCGACCTATTCAGAGTGCATTTGAGAGGGAATTACCTAGCTCAGGTAGTGTGTTAGAGATGAGTTCTTCAGTATACCAAACCATGAGTCCCTGGGGAGTACCCATTCAGGGTGATAGTGAACCCGTGGAATCACAAGGTACCAGTCCTTTCACTGAGGAACATCAATCACCCTTTCTGGATGGCAATGACAAGAACTCCCATGAGCAACTTTGGAACATTCAACCAAGGCAGCCAGACCCAGAAGCTGATCAGCTTAGCCAGCTTGTAATATTGGACCACGTTAAAGAAAAGGATTCTGGAGAGGAAACCTTCGTGTCCTCTGCTGGTCAAGAACTGACTTCTGAAACACCAACCCAGGAGCAGCAGTGTCAGAACACTGTGATGTCTATCTGGGATCAGTCAGGCCCAACATTTACTCACACAGATGAAAATGGTTGTGTTATAGCTAATGTTTCGACTGTTGAGTGTCAAGAAACAAAGtggtggaaagaaggaaaatcataTCCCGGTGAAATAATGAATTCAAGCGTTGCCTCAGAAGATTTCCCCACTGTCAATTCTCCGACTCAGTTGATAAAGAAGTCAGACTCCGAATGGGATGTCTCTACCCCTAGTGAGGGCCCCCAAGGCACATTTGTTCCAGATATTTTACATGGCAACTTCCAAGAGGGTGGGCAACTGGCCTCAGCTTCGCCTGATTTGTGGATGGATGCTAAGCAGCCCTTCAGTGTGAAAGCAGATGGTGAGAATCCAGATATACTGACTCACTGTGACCATGACAGCTATTCTCAGGCTTCCAACAGCCCTGATATATGTCACGATTATGAAGCCAAGCAAGAGACTGAGCAGCACATCAGGGCTCGAGTAGGACCTAAAGGGGAAGCCAGTGAGTTATATGTCACTGAGCCAGAGATGGATGAAGAACCCAATCAGGAGCCTGGGCAGGAATTTGTCCCATGTAATTCAGAACTATCTTCTGAAGATGTGGTTCCACTGCCTCCAATCAGGGATCAAGCGAACACAAGTGACTCATCTCAGTTGGCCTCTCACAAATCTTCCTCTGAACCTTCTGAAATAAATGGTGGGAATGATACAGGTTTCAAAGCATCAGAGAAAGGAGCTGCCCCAGATGCAGCACCAACTCTGCAACTTGTGGACAGAACAATCCCAACAGTTGAAAACGTGGGAACCAGCATTTTTGTAACTCCTCAAGAGCCAACTACGGACAGCAACAGCTCTCTGATGTCGGAGGACTTTTCTCCTAAAAGCCAGACAGATGCAGGAGCCTTGTTGGACCATGTTACTACTGAGAATCCTGCCACTGGCCCTGATGCCTTGCTAGCCTCAGATACTTGTCTGGATGTAAGCGAAGCTGCCTTTGACCACAGTCTCAGCGATGCCTCAGGTCTTAACACATCCACAGGAACAATAGATGACATGAGTAAATTGACATTATCAGAGGGCAACCCTGAAACACCAGTTGATGGGGATGCAGGGAAGCAAGATATCTGTTCATCTGAAGCCTCGTGGGGTGATTTTGAATATGATGTCATGGGACAAAATATCGATGAAGAATTAATGAAAGAGCCTGAACATTTTCTCTACGGGGGTGAGCCTCCCCTGGAAGAAGATGCTCTGAAGCAATCGCTGGCACCTTACACTCCTCCCTTTGATTTGTCCTATCTCACAGAACCTACTCTTGAGGTCAAAACAACAGAGGGAGCTGGGTCTCCAGAGGATGAGTCTTTGGGGAGTGATGCAGCCGAGATACTGCTTTCTGCCCTTCCTGATCAGAGAAGCAAGGAAAATCATGCAGAGATCCAAAACAGCCAGCCTGGGCAGCTGGTTGTGCTGCATATCCATGAAGACTCTGAGCCCGTGTCTTTGCCTGCTGGAGTTGAGGCCAACCTTGAGTTGTCTCCATCAAACATTGACTGGGAAGTAGAAACAGACAACTCAGATTCACCAGCAGGTGGAGACGTAGGACCACCAAATGGTAAGAAACACCCTCTtcctccactcccccaccccccctccctgaAACTGCTGCTTTCATGCAATTAACATATTTGTAAACCAAGCTCTTCCTACCTaggtgggaagaaaaaaagaggaactaACTGCATTTGTAATGCATACTTAACCAAGTTCTGCATTGCAGCAGTAATGTCTGCTACTTGTATAATACCTATCTTTGAGAGTgcctgagaa from Canis lupus dingo isolate Sandy chromosome 1, ASM325472v2, whole genome shotgun sequence encodes the following:
- the PRUNE2 gene encoding protein prune homolog 2 isoform X5, with amino-acid sequence MEEFLQRAKSKLNRSKRLEKVHVVIGHKSCDLDSLISAFTYAYFLDKVSPPGVLCLPVLNIPRTEFNYFAETRFILEELNISESFHIFRDEINLHQLNDEGKLSITLVGSNVLASEDNSLESAVVKVINPVEQSDGGLEFGESSSSLVVKEILQEAPELITEQLAHLLRGSILFKWMTMESENISEKQEEILSILEEKFPSLPPREDIINVLQETQFSAQGLSIEQMMLKDLKELSDGEIKVAISTVSMTLENCMFHSNISSGLKAFADKFGFDVLILLASYLSEEEQPRRQIAVYSQNLELCSQICCELEECQHPCLELEPFECGCDEILVYQQENPLVTCDQVVLLVKEVINRRCPEMVSNSRTSSTEAVAGSAPLSQGSSGIMELYGSDVEPQPSSVNFIENPPDLSDSNQAQVDMNVDLVSPDSGLATIRSSRSSKESSVFLSDDSPVGEGAGPHHSLLPGFDSYSPIPEGAVAEEHARSGEHSESFDLFNFDQAPMVSGQSQPSSHSADYSPADDFFPNSDSSEGQPPTRPKEINGIGMDLSNYSPSSLLSGAGKDNLVEFDEEFGQRQESPQNHSERNLSLTGFVGEKSPSPERLKNIGKRVPPTPMNSFVESSPSTEEPALLYPENVTPKAVDAGHIGPPQTRARCSSWWGGLEIDSKNIVDAWSSSEQESVFQSPESWKDHKPSPVDRRASDSIFQPKSLEFPKSSPWESEFGQPGLDSNNIQDQNEDNLQFQNVPTEKSNLPNSPQGTNHLIEDFAALWHSDRSPTAMPEPWGNPTEDGTPASTVSFPAWSAFGKEDSTKALTNTWNLHPTSGETPSVRDPSEWAMAKSGFSFPSEDNSPSEGNNEVAPEIWGRKNHDPRDSILISGNPTSDLDHAWNSSKPSQEDQNGLVDPNIRGKVYEKVDSWNLFEEGIKKGGSDVLAPWEDSFLYKCSDYSASNMGEDSVPSPLDTNYSTSDSYTSPTFAGDEKETENKPFAEEGGLESKDANSATGETEMPPQSPQQPARNRIGSDPGNLEMWGSPDTENNPQINVTHNLDKDLLETEPTDDKNISLEDDIGESSLSSYDDPSMMQLYNETNRQLTLLHSSTNSRQAVPDSLDLWNRVILEDTQSTATISDVDNDLDWDDCSAGVAISSEGQAQGYMAQGTEPETRFSVRQLEPWGVEYQEASQADWELPASSEHIKDPPANEYHTLNEKSGQLIANNIWDSVMRDNDMSSLMLSGQSYVTDSEQHTSLPETPSSSEKIKDSYIPEVLEASEANESGALDPDKQEMGRGTPPNDAVSLATNLENPGHFAPSDPWKGPSYGQSESEGKAHGAAARECLSEEMLDRASGIPEKGQSDQECSSPISSQHQDICDESGKIISLSDTSSPQTEKPQEVSEHKKGSYNPDPCDVHTEVSTNNPQAKEICEKHLMYHGNSGETTEISDSFNLTRNLSLPEMDLEKTEECNILEPGSLNQEPPHECPQSLDIWDGSIDSDLQVNLPSSEIPKNLEVKSTENSAPGANLSGNYHRDSISSEYSHSSASSPGLNDSSSALPSWDQGPNVGHQKQNQDDWSKQNHQESALITTDSQVGVMTEMKDVEKNRIDRLEKNLDHKLPKFLEIWNDSVDGDSFSSLSSPETGKCSEYSDAYQERNLVVSQQEKNEQDISKTLQPEDARFMSTSSGSDDESIDDEESVDKEVHLGTCQAVQSETRAWDSLNEPSKFLATADPNSDEFSTYGGGSEPTENKSTPLCENQQSSPDHWNFSPLKETELQITEVDKETRSPETGKTGDILWQISPLSESKNENPSKLEMLGFSAESTEWWNASLQGGRPIQSAFERELPSSGSVLEMSSSVYQTMSPWGVPIQGDSEPVESQGTSPFTEEHQSPFLDGNDKNSHEQLWNIQPRQPDPEADQLSQLVILDHVKEKDSGEETFVSSAGQELTSETPTQEQQCQNTVMSIWDQSGPTFTHTDENGCVIANVSTVECQETKWWKEGKSYPGEIMNSSVASEDFPTVNSPTQLIKKSDSEWDVSTPSEGPQGTFVPDILHGNFQEGGQLASASPDLWMDAKQPFSVKADGENPDILTHCDHDSYSQASNSPDICHDYEAKQETEQHIRARVGPKGEASELYVTEPEMDEEPNQEPGQEFVPCNSELSSEDVVPLPPIRDQANTSDSSQLASHKSSSEPSEINGGNDTGFKASEKGAAPDAAPTLQLVDRTIPTVENVGTSIFVTPQEPTTDSNSSLMSEDFSPKSQTDAGALLDHVTTENPATGPDALLASDTCLDVSEAAFDHSLSDASGLNTSTGTIDDMSKLTLSEGNPETPVDGDAGKQDICSSEASWGDFEYDVMGQNIDEELMKEPEHFLYGGEPPLEEDALKQSLAPYTPPFDLSYLTEPTLEVKTTEGAGSPEDESLGSDAAEILLSALPDQRSKENHAEIQNSQPGQLVVLHIHEDSEPVSLPAGVEANLELSPSNIDWEVETDNSDSPAGGDVGPPNGVSKGLSELEEENVIPIKAPEQRTAECREERYKEKNEHHMDYILVSHGEDSTPMPEASEARQNTPELEEFHTGSEDTGLRGTQLAGFPGSCQPASINEREDHSVEKMSPKGDKRSSLGSPGQDPSWMVLDHIEVGDQPLEARNSRLGCSGKVIELISDCGLGKGPQMQVLGGEKPLESLALEEAPGLGSQSQKSKSRGRATPDAVMYQAVTHDNEWEMLPPHPSQKNKIHETEMEEETEFLEPKTRKLRPDGLPSEDVGMDISFEEGMPSPSAADMRPEPPNSLDLSDAHPRRIKLTAPNINLSLDQSEGSVLSDDNLDSPDEIDINVDELDTPDEADSFEYTGHEVSTSNKDSGQESESIPEYTAEEEREDNRLWRTVVIGEQEQRIDMKVIEPYRRVISHGDM
- the PRUNE2 gene encoding protein prune homolog 2 isoform X3, producing the protein MEEFLQRAKSKLNRSKRLEKVHVVIGHKSCDLDSLISAFTYAYFLDKVSPPGVLCLPVLNIPRTEFNYFAETRFILEELNISESFHIFRDEINLHQLNDEGKLSITLVGSNVLASEDNSLESAVVKVINPVEQSDGGLEFGESSSSLVVKEILQEAPELITEQLAHLLRGSILFKWMTMESENISEKQEEILSILEEKFPSLPPREDIINVLQETQFSAQGLSIEQMMLKDLKELSDGEIKVAISTVSMTLENCMFHSNISSGLKAFADKFGFDVLILLASYLSEEEQPRRQIAVYSQNLELCSQICCELEECQHPCLELEPFECGCDEILVYQQENPLVTCDQVVLLVKEVINRRCPEMVSNSRTSSTEAVAGSAPLSQGSSGIMELYGSDVEPQPSSVNFIENPPDLSDSNQAQVDMNVDLVSPDSGLATIRSSRSSKESSVFLSDDSPVGEGAGPHHSLLPGFDSYSPIPEGAVAEEHARSGEHSESFDLFNFDQAPMVSGQSQPSSHSADYSPADDFFPNSDSSEGQPPTRPKEINGIGMDLSNYSPSSLLSGAGKDNLVEFDEEFGQRQESPQNHSERNLSLTGFVGEKSPSPERLKNIGKRVPPTPMNSFVESSPSTEEPALLYPENVTPKAVDAGHIGPPQTRARCSSWWGGLEIDSKNIVDAWSSSEQESVFQSPESWKDHKPSPVDRRASDSIFQPKSLEFPKSSPWESEFGQPGLDSNNIQDQNEDNLQFQNVPTEKSNLPNSPQGTNHLIEDFAALWHSDRSPTAMPEPWGNPTEDGTPASTVSFPAWSAFGKEDSTKALTNTWNLHPTSGETPSVRDPSEWAMAKSGFSFPSEDNSPSEGNNEVAPEIWGRKNHDPRDSILISGNPTSDLDHAWNSSKPSQEDQNGLVDPNIRGKVYEKVDSWNLFEEGIKKGGSDVLAPWEDSFLYKCSDYSASNMGEDSVPSPLDTNYSTSDSYTSPTFAGDEKETENKPFAEEGGLESKDANSATGETEMPPQSPQQPARNRIGSDPGNLEMWGSPDTENNPQINVTHNLDKDLLETEPTDDKNISLEDDIGESSLSSYDDPSMMQLYNETNRQLTLLHSSTNSRQAVPDSLDLWNRVILEDTQSTATISDVDNDLDWDDCSAGVAISSEGQAQGYMAQGTEPETRFSVRQLEPWGVEYQEASQADWELPASSEHIKDPPANEYHTLNEKSGQLIANNIWDSVMRDNDMSSLMLSGQSYVTDSEQHTSLPETPSSSEKIKDSYIPEVLEASEANESGALDPDKQEMGRGTPPNDAVSLATNLENPGHFAPSDPWKGPSYGQSESEGKAHGAAARECLSEEMLDRASGIPEKGQSDQECSSPISSQHQDICDESGKIISLSDTSSPQTEKPQEVSEHKKGSYNPDPCDVHTEVSTNNPQAKEICEKHLMYHGNSGETTEISDSFNLTRNLSLPEMDLEKTEECNILEPGSLNQEPPHECPQSLDIWDGSIDSDLQVNLPSSEIPKNLEVKSTENSAPGANLSGNYHRDSISSEYSHSSASSPGLNDSSSALPSWDQGPNVGHQKQNQDDWSKQNHQESALITTDSQVGVMTEMKDVEKNRIDRLEKNLDHKLPKFLEIWNDSVDGDSFSSLSSPETGKCSEYSDAYQERNLVVSQQEKNEQDISKTLQPEDARFMSTSSGSDDESIDDEESVDKEVHLGTCQAVQSETRAWDSLNEPSKFLATADPNSDEFSTYGGGSEPTENKSTPLCENQQSSPDHWNFSPLKETELQITEVDKETRSPETGKTGDILWQISPLSESKNENPSKLEMLGFSAESTEWWNASLQGGRPIQSAFERELPSSGSVLEMSSSVYQTMSPWGVPIQGDSEPVESQGTSPFTEEHQSPFLDGNDKNSHEQLWNIQPRQPDPEADQLSQLVILDHVKEKDSGEETFVSSAGQELTSETPTQEQQCQNTVMSIWDQSGPTFTHTDENGCVIANVSTVECQETKWWKEGKSYPGEIMNSSVASEDFPTVNSPTQLIKKSDSEWDVSTPSEGPQGTFVPDILHGNFQEGGQLASASPDLWMDAKQPFSVKADGENPDILTHCDHDSYSQASNSPDICHDYEAKQETEQHIRARVGPKGEASELYVTEPEMDEEPNQEPGQEFVPCNSELSSEDVVPLPPIRDQANTSDSSQLASHKSSSEPSEINGGNDTGFKASEKGAAPDAAPTLQLVDRTIPTVENVGTSIFVTPQEPTTDSNSSLMSEDFSPKSQTDAGALLDHVTTENPATGPDALLASDTCLDVSEAAFDHSLSDASGLNTSTGTIDDMSKLTLSEGNPETPVDGDAGKQDICSSEASWGDFEYDVMGQNIDEELMKEPEHFLYGGEPPLEEDALKQSLAPYTPPFDLSYLTEPTLEVKTTEGAGSPEDESLGSDAAEILLSALPDQRSKENHAEIQNSQPGQLVVLHIHEDSEPVSLPAGVEANLELSPSNIDWEVETDNSDSPAGGDVGPPNGVSKGLSELEEENVIPIKAPEQRTAECREERYKEKNEHHMDYILVSHGEDSTPMPEASEARQNTPELEEFHTGSEDTGLRGTQLAGFPGSCQPASINEREDHSVEKMSPKGDKRSSLGSPGQDPSWMVLDHIEVGDQPLEARNSRLGCSGKVIELISDCGLGKGPQMQVLGGEKPLESLALEEAPGLGSQSQKSKSRGRATPDAVMYQAVTHDNEWEMLPPHPSQKNKIHETEMEEETEFLEPKTRKLRPDGLPSEDVGMDISFEEGMPSPSAADMRPEPPNSLDLSDAHPRRIKLTAPNINLSLDQSEGSVLSDDNLDSPDEIDINVDELDTPDEADSFEYTGHEVSTSNKDSGQESESIPEYTAEEEREDNRLWRTVVIGEQEQRIDMKVIEPYRRVISHGGYYGDGLNAIIVFAACFLPDSSRADYHYVMENLFLYVISTLELMVAEDYMIVYLNGATPRRKMPGLGWMKKCYQMIDRRLRKNLKSFIIVHPSWFIRTILAVTRPFISSKFSSKIKYVNSLSELSGLIPMDCIHIPESIIKYDEERSYKRSVSIDLKLKGKP
- the PRUNE2 gene encoding protein prune homolog 2 isoform X2 yields the protein MEEFLQRAKSKLNRSKRLEKVHVVIGHKSCDLDSLISAFTYAYFLDKVSPPGVLCLPVLNIPRTEFNYFAETRFILEELNISESFHIFRDEINLHQLNDEGKLSITLVGSNVLASEDNSLESAVVKVINPVEQSDGGLEFGESSSSLVVKEILQEAPELITEQLAHLLRGSILFKWMTMESENISEKQEEILSILEEKFPSLPPREDIINVLQETQFSAQGLSIEQMMLKDLKELSDGEIKVAISTVSMTLENCMFHSNISSGLKAFADKFGFDVLILLASYLSEEEQPRRQIAVYSQNLELCSQICCELEECQHPCLELEPFECGCDEILVYQQENPLVTCDQVVLLVKEVINRRCPEMVSNSRTSSTEAVAGSAPLSQGSSGIMELYGSDVEPQPSSVNFIENPPDLSDSNQAQVDMNVDLVSPDSGLATIRSSRSSKESSVFLSDDSPVGEGAGPHHSLLPGFDSYSPIPEGAVAEEHARSGEHSESFDLFNFDQAPMVSGQSQPSSHSADYSPADDFFPNSDSSEGQPPTRPKEINGIGMDLSNYSPSSLLSGAGKDNLVEFDEEFGQRQESPQNHSERNLSLTGFVGEKSPSPERLKNIGKRVPPTPMNSFVESSPSTEEPALLYPENVTPKAVDAGHIGPPQTRARCSSWWGGLEIDSKNIVDAWSSSEQESVFQSPESWKDHKPSPVDRRASDSIFQPKSLEFPKSSPWESEFGQPGLDSNNIQDQNEDNLQFQNVPTEKSNLPNSPQGTNHLIEDFAALWHSDRSPTAMPEPWGNPTEDGTPASTVSFPAWSAFGKEDSTKALTNTWNLHPTSGETPSVRDPSEWAMAKSGFSFPSEDNSPSEGNNEVAPEIWGRKNHDPRDSILISGNPTSDLDHAWNSSKPSQEDQNGLVDPNIRGKVYEKVDSWNLFEEGIKKGGSDVLAPWEDSFLYKCSDYSASNMGEDSVPSPLDTNYSTSDSYTSPTFAGDEKETENKPFAEEGGLESKDANSATGETEMPPQSPQQPARNRIGSDPGNLEMWGSPDTENNPQINVTHNLDKDLLETEPTDDKNISLEDDIGESSLSSYDDPSMMQLYNETNRQLTLLHSSTNSRQAVPDSLDLWNRVILEDTQSTATISDVDNDLDWDDCSAGVAISSEGQAQGYMAQGTEPETRFSVRQLEPWGVEYQEASQADWELPASSEHIKDPPANEYHTLNEKSGQLIANNIWDSVMRDNDMSSLMLSGQSYVTDSEQHTSLPETPSSSEKIKDSYIPEVLEASEANESGALDPDKQEMGRGTPPNDAVSLATNLENPGHFAPSDPWKGPSYGQSESEGKAHGAAARECLSEEMLDRASGIPEKGQSDQECSSPISSQHQDICDESGKIISLSDTSSPQTEKPQEVSEHKKGSYNPDPCDVHTEVSTNNPQAKEICEKHLMYHGNSGETTEISDSFNLTRNLSLPEMDLEKTEECNILEPGSLNQEPPHECPQSLDIWDGSIDSDLQVNLPSSEIPKNLEVKSTENSAPGANLSGNYHRDSISSEYSHSSASSPGLNDSSSALPSWDQGPNVGHQKQNQDDWSKQNHQESALITTDSQVGVMTEMKDVEKNRIDRLEKNLDHKLPKFLEIWNDSVDGDSFSSLSSPETGKCSEYSDAYQERNLVVSQQEKNEQDISKTLQPEDARFMSTSSGSDDESIDDEESVDKEVHLGTCQAVQSETRAWDSLNEPSKFLATADPNSDEFSTYGGGSEPTENKSTPLCENQQSSPDHWNFSPLKETELQITEVDKETRSPETGKTGDILWQISPLSESKNENPSKLEMLGFSAESTEWWNASLQGGRPIQSAFERELPSSGSVLEMSSSVYQTMSPWGVPIQGDSEPVESQGTSPFTEEHQSPFLDGNDKNSHEQLWNIQPRQPDPEADQLSQLVILDHVKEKDSGEETFVSSAGQELTSETPTQEQQCQNTVMSIWDQSGPTFTHTDENGCVIANVSTVECQETKWWKEGKSYPGEIMNSSVASEDFPTVNSPTQLIKKSDSEWDVSTPSEGPQGTFVPDILHGNFQEGGQLASASPDLWMDAKQPFSVKADGENPDILTHCDHDSYSQASNSPDICHDYEAKQETEQHIRARVGPKGEASELYVTEPEMDEEPNQEPGQEFVPCNSELSSEDVVPLPPIRDQANTSDSSQLASHKSSSEPSEINGGNDTGFKASEKGAAPDAAPTLQLVDRTIPTVENVGTSIFVTPQEPTTDSNSSLMSEDFSPKSQTDAGALLDHVTTENPATGPDALLASDTCLDVSEAAFDHSLSDASGLNTSTGTIDDMSKLTLSEGNPETPVDGDAGKQDICSSEASWGDFEYDVMGQNIDEELMKEPEHFLYGGEPPLEEDALKQSLAPYTPPFDLSYLTEPTLEVKTTEGAGSPEDESLGSDAAEILLSALPDQRSKENHAEIQNSQPGQLVVLHIHEDSEPVSLPAGVEANLELSPSNIDWEVETDNSDSPAGGDVGPPNGVSKGLSELEEENVIPIKAPEQRTAECREERYKEKNEHHMDYILVSHGEDSTPMPEASEARQNTPELEEFHTGSEDTGLRGTQLAGFPGSCQPASINEREDHSVEKMSPKGDKRSSLGSPGQDPSWMVLDHIEVGDQPLEARNSRLGCSGKVIELISDCGLGKGPQMQVLGGEKPLESLALEEAPGLGSQSQKSKSRGRATPDAVMYQAVTHDNEWEMLPPHPSQKNKIHETEMEEETEFLEPKTRKLRPDGLPSEDVGMDISFEEGMPSPSAADMRPEPPNSLDLSDAHPRRIKLTAPNINLSLDQSEGSVLSDDNLDSPDEIDINVDELDTPDEADSFEYTGHEVSTSNKDSGQESESIPEYTAEEEREDNRLWRTVVIGEQEQRIDMKVIEPYRRVISHGGYYGDGLNAIIVFAACFLPDSSRADYHYVMENLFLYVISTLELMVAEDYMIVYLNGATPRRKMPGLGWMKKCYQMIDRRLRKNLKSFIIVHPSWFIRTILAVTRPFISSKFSSKIKYVNSLSELSGLIPMDCIHIPESIIKYDEERSYKRSVRTSCLYNDPEMSSMEKDIDLKLKGKP